AGAGAGTTAGATCTATTCTTAATGAGTTAAAAGATCATCAATTTATCTCTCCATACAAAGTTAGTGAAGAAGATGTAAAAATGATTCATGACATAGATTATATTAATTTAGTTAAAAAAACTAGTGAAAAAGAAGGATGGTTAGATGCAGATACTTATACTAACAAAAATACTTGGGAATCTGCATTATATGCGTTAGGTGGTGCATTAAAAGCATTTGAAGTAAATGGTTTTGCCTTAGTTAGACCTCCTGGTCATCACTCTGGAAAATCAGGAAGAGCGTTTGGCGCCCCTACGTTAGGATTCTGCATATTTAATAATGTAGCTTTTCCGATAAGAAAATATAATCTTAAAAGAGTTGTAATAATTGATTTTGATGTTCATTATGGAAATGGAACGCAGGAAATATTTTGGGATGACCCAGAAGTAGTTCATATAGATATTCACCAAGACCCTAAAACTCTTTATCCTGGCACCGGTTTTCCAGATATGATCGGAGGAAAAGAAGCTGAAGGAACAAAAATTAATCTTTTAATCCCGCCATTAGGAGGAGATGACTTATATGAGGAACTTCTACCTATAATTCAATCTATTATAGACGATTTTAAACCTAAAATAATTGCATATTCTGCTGGTTTTGATGCCTATGAAGGTGATGGTCTAGCCAGTATTAGAGCTACTGAATGGACTTATTATAATATGGGAATTTTATCTAATAGATTTGAAAGAAAGTATGCAGTATTAGAAGGTGGTTATACTGTTGGTTTAAAAAATGGAGTTAAAGCTTTTATACAAGGCCTAGAGGGAGAGAAGAAAGAATATAACAAAAATACTTCATCTGAATCAGTAAAAAGTAGATTCAGAGATTATTTATCAGAAGAGAAAAGGATATTGAGAGAATACTGGAAGATTTAACACGTATAATAGCATTTTAAAGCTAAATTATAGGCTGCATTGAAATCTCTATCTGCTTTATACCCACACGCTGGACAAACAAATAATGGTCCTAACACTTCTCCTCTTTTAAACCCGCAATTTGAGCAAATCTTGCTTGTATTATAGGGATCGATAAGCTTATATCTTATACCTCTAGCATATAACTGCTC
The nucleotide sequence above comes from Sulfurisphaera javensis. Encoded proteins:
- a CDS encoding histone deacetylase family protein codes for the protein MALIPLIYSDVYLLHQSKYHHVENPERVRSILNELKDHQFISPYKVSEEDVKMIHDIDYINLVKKTSEKEGWLDADTYTNKNTWESALYALGGALKAFEVNGFALVRPPGHHSGKSGRAFGAPTLGFCIFNNVAFPIRKYNLKRVVIIDFDVHYGNGTQEIFWDDPEVVHIDIHQDPKTLYPGTGFPDMIGGKEAEGTKINLLIPPLGGDDLYEELLPIIQSIIDDFKPKIIAYSAGFDAYEGDGLASIRATEWTYYNMGILSNRFERKYAVLEGGYTVGLKNGVKAFIQGLEGEKKEYNKNTSSESVKSRFRDYLSEEKRILREYWKI